The Chiroxiphia lanceolata isolate bChiLan1 chromosome 12, bChiLan1.pri, whole genome shotgun sequence genome window below encodes:
- the CRABP1 gene encoding cellular retinoic acid-binding protein 1 — MPNFAGTWKMRSSENFDELLKALGVNAMLRKVAVAAASKPHVEIRQDGDQFYIKTSTTVRTTEINFKIGESFEEETVDGRKCRSLATWENENKIYCKQTLIEGDGPKTYWTRELANDELILTFGADDVVCTRIYVRE; from the exons aTGCCCAACTTCGCCGGCACTTGGAAGATGAGGAGCAGCGAGAATTTCGACGAGCTGCTGAAGGCGCTGG GTGTCAACGCCATGCTCAGGAAAGTGGCGGTGGCGGCCGCCTCCAAACCCCACGTGGAGATCCGCCAGGACGGCGACCAGTTCTACATCAAAACTTCCACCACTGTCCGCACCACCGAGATCAACTTCAAAATCGGGGAGAGCTTTGAGGAGGAGACGGTGGATGGACGAAAGTGCAGG AGTTTGGCCACTTGGGAGAATGAAAACAAGATCTATTGCAAACAAACTCTTATTGAGGGAGATGGCCCCAAAACATACTGGACTCGAGAATTAGCTAATGATGAGCTGATTTTG accTTTGGTGCTGATGATGTTGTGTGCACGAGAATTTATGTAAGAGAGTAA